One region of Hydrogenobaculum sp. Y04AAS1 genomic DNA includes:
- a CDS encoding CBS domain-containing protein, with the protein MSEKSAKILLAPPNADLDALSSLYGLSLLEKDAKLFYTSFSPKAKKLFEDIKDRFNILKSLEGLENIHIFTVDYSSIDFVFGLLKKEKIKKITLFDHHIRHIEKEPLVEAYIDETLGACTTLIIEYIIKKQIPISKEDASILLCGIYDDTNYFSIKDISPRDFEAASYLIKKGADIEFVNKYVKSYISLKDLIHVEEYLKSLEILNINGKKIGFIVLDTTQESIIDNLKDLKELEDLDAYFIIMSSSINTYVVARSKTIDVESILSKLGGGGHTLASGLKLNFVSSKKLKSIILELLKEENPKITLKDIMTKHPLTLKKDMSVEEAFYTLSNFKISKAPVLDENEHVMGAITKKVSAKALDISKKSKVQELLVSIPLLKEDDFIWEAEKVFLENPLVPMIGVLDKEGKLVGIITKSDLIRHITGDEEQKISTKRINTPSYMMDIIMDIKSVIPKGEKLYLVGGVVRDIILNRPSYDIDFVFEGDIDLLEQSLKSHGIKTHRFLGFNSVHFKYKGFKIEISSTRREYYEMAGAYPVVSKASLKEDLFRRDFTINTLLLSLDEEDFGTVIDYFGALNDIKNKIIRVLHPLSFIEDPVRILRAIRFEAKLNFKLSKDTKRLLEETLQKGMLKYAPKGRIFNELKIALQEKEFENIFETYKKYGIIESLFEYKPDYIYIEEKSKNLKMFSDWYLLEYKTPFKEASWIFFWLLVKNAPSLEEILKGISAPAFVYKFVEINIKHIISEILKAKKPSELYIILKPFSLEELALFATEGNVDVMNRIVKYLSHLKNLKPNIDISSIPPADRSKVIEESKLIEMDKIYSL; encoded by the coding sequence TTGTCCGAAAAAAGCGCTAAGATACTTCTTGCCCCGCCAAACGCCGATTTAGATGCTTTGAGTTCTTTGTATGGTTTATCGCTTTTAGAAAAAGACGCAAAACTTTTTTACACATCTTTTAGTCCAAAAGCCAAAAAACTCTTTGAAGATATAAAAGATAGATTTAATATTTTAAAATCTTTAGAGGGGCTAGAAAATATACATATTTTTACAGTGGATTATTCATCTATAGATTTTGTTTTTGGGCTTTTAAAAAAAGAAAAGATTAAAAAAATAACGCTGTTTGATCATCACATAAGACACATAGAAAAAGAACCACTTGTGGAAGCTTACATAGATGAAACTCTTGGGGCTTGTACTACGCTTATAATAGAGTATATCATCAAAAAACAAATCCCCATATCAAAAGAAGATGCTTCAATATTATTATGCGGTATATACGACGATACAAACTATTTTTCCATAAAAGATATAAGCCCAAGGGATTTTGAAGCGGCTTCTTATCTTATAAAAAAGGGTGCTGATATAGAATTTGTAAACAAATATGTAAAATCTTACATAAGCCTAAAAGATTTGATTCATGTAGAAGAATATCTAAAGAGTTTGGAGATTTTAAATATAAATGGCAAAAAGATAGGTTTTATAGTGCTTGACACTACTCAAGAAAGTATAATTGATAATTTAAAAGATCTAAAGGAGCTTGAAGATCTCGATGCTTATTTTATCATTATGTCCTCTTCTATAAATACCTATGTGGTAGCACGCTCAAAAACTATAGATGTAGAAAGCATTTTATCAAAATTAGGAGGGGGTGGTCATACGCTTGCCTCTGGTTTAAAACTAAACTTTGTATCTTCTAAAAAATTAAAAAGTATCATTTTGGAGCTTTTAAAAGAAGAAAACCCAAAGATAACCTTAAAAGATATCATGACAAAACACCCACTTACCCTAAAAAAAGATATGAGTGTGGAAGAGGCTTTTTATACGCTTTCAAACTTCAAAATCTCAAAAGCCCCGGTTTTAGATGAGAATGAACATGTAATGGGTGCTATTACCAAAAAGGTATCGGCAAAGGCTTTGGATATTTCAAAAAAAAGCAAAGTACAAGAGCTTTTAGTAAGTATACCGCTTTTAAAAGAGGATGATTTTATTTGGGAGGCCGAGAAAGTGTTTTTAGAAAATCCTTTGGTACCTATGATAGGGGTATTGGACAAAGAAGGAAAGTTAGTGGGTATAATAACAAAATCAGATCTTATAAGACATATTACCGGAGATGAGGAGCAAAAGATTTCCACTAAGCGTATAAACACCCCATCATATATGATGGATATTATTATGGATATCAAAAGCGTTATACCAAAAGGCGAAAAGCTTTATTTAGTGGGGGGTGTGGTAAGGGATATCATTTTAAATAGGCCTTCTTACGATATTGATTTTGTTTTTGAAGGGGATATAGATCTATTAGAGCAAAGCTTAAAATCTCATGGTATAAAAACCCATAGATTTCTTGGTTTTAACAGCGTTCATTTTAAATACAAAGGTTTTAAGATAGAAATCTCAAGCACTAGAAGAGAGTATTACGAAATGGCCGGCGCTTATCCAGTGGTGTCAAAAGCCTCTTTAAAAGAGGATTTGTTTAGAAGAGATTTTACTATAAATACGCTTCTTCTTTCTCTTGATGAAGAGGATTTTGGTACTGTGATAGATTATTTTGGAGCTTTAAACGACATAAAAAATAAGATTATAAGAGTTTTACACCCACTTAGTTTTATAGAAGATCCAGTTAGAATATTAAGAGCTATAAGATTTGAGGCCAAACTAAACTTCAAACTTTCAAAAGACACCAAAAGACTTTTAGAAGAGACTTTACAAAAAGGTATGCTAAAATATGCTCCAAAAGGTAGAATATTCAATGAGCTAAAAATAGCCCTTCAAGAAAAAGAGTTTGAAAACATTTTTGAAACTTACAAAAAATACGGCATCATAGAATCTTTGTTTGAATACAAACCAGATTATATTTATATAGAAGAAAAATCTAAAAACCTCAAAATGTTTTCTGATTGGTATTTATTAGAGTACAAAACCCCTTTTAAAGAGGCCTCTTGGATATTTTTTTGGCTTTTAGTAAAAAACGCTCCTTCTTTAGAAGAGATTTTAAAAGGTATAAGCGCCCCGGCTTTTGTTTACAAATTTGTTGAGATCAACATCAAACACATTATATCAGAGATTTTAAAGGCCAAAAAACCATCGGAATTGTACATTATTTTAAAACCCTTTAGTCTGGAGGAATTAGCTCTTTTTGCCACCGAAGGAAACGTAGATGTTATGAACCGTATAGTAAAATATCTTTCTCATCTTAAAAACCTAAAACCAAATATAGATATAAGTTCTATACCACCAGCGGATCGTTCTAAAGTTATTGAAGAATCAAAATTAATTGAGATGGACAAAATTTATAGTCTATGA
- a CDS encoding NADH:flavin oxidoreductase/NADH oxidase, with amino-acid sequence MKENLFTPLELRSLVLRNCIVMSPMCMYSSEDGFVNDFHIAHYGSRAAGGTGLIFTEACAVSPEGVISKQDLGIYKDEHIEGLKRIVDICHGFGAKVGIQLAHAGRKAFGGRPWDNLQRFGYDELDLIAPSQVAFGPNWKTPKEMTKEDIKNIVEKFVKATQRALKAGFDVIEIHAAHGYLLNEFLSPVTNKRSDEYGGTFENRIRLLIEITEAIRSIVPGEMPLFVRISAVDHVDGGWDLEDSIALSKILKTKGVDVIDCSSGGIAFGAPPNDYYRAHQIVFSETIKKEVGIKTMAVGGITSFDMANEIIKNKRADLVAIGRLFLQEPYLPIKWAMSRNIKIDIPNQYQRGYYLDV; translated from the coding sequence ATGAAAGAAAATCTATTTACTCCATTAGAGCTTAGGTCTTTGGTTTTAAGAAATTGTATTGTTATGTCCCCTATGTGCATGTACTCTTCAGAAGATGGCTTTGTAAACGATTTTCATATAGCTCATTATGGTTCAAGAGCAGCTGGGGGCACTGGTCTTATTTTTACAGAAGCTTGTGCCGTATCTCCTGAGGGTGTTATATCAAAACAAGACCTTGGTATATACAAAGATGAGCATATAGAAGGTTTAAAGCGTATAGTAGATATATGTCATGGCTTTGGAGCAAAAGTAGGTATACAGCTAGCTCACGCTGGTAGAAAAGCTTTTGGAGGAAGACCCTGGGATAATCTTCAGAGGTTTGGTTATGATGAGCTTGATTTAATAGCGCCAAGCCAGGTAGCCTTTGGTCCTAATTGGAAAACTCCCAAAGAGATGACCAAAGAAGATATAAAAAATATCGTAGAAAAATTTGTGAAAGCTACCCAAAGAGCTTTAAAAGCTGGTTTTGATGTGATAGAAATTCATGCGGCCCACGGATATCTTTTAAACGAGTTTTTATCACCTGTTACAAATAAACGATCAGATGAATACGGTGGGACTTTTGAAAACCGTATCAGGCTTTTAATAGAGATAACAGAAGCTATAAGAAGCATCGTACCCGGTGAGATGCCACTTTTTGTCAGGATATCGGCAGTGGATCATGTGGATGGTGGATGGGATTTGGAAGATTCTATCGCACTTTCTAAAATCCTAAAAACCAAAGGCGTTGATGTGATAGACTGCTCTTCTGGTGGGATAGCTTTTGGAGCACCGCCAAACGATTATTACAGAGCCCATCAGATAGTGTTTTCAGAAACCATCAAAAAAGAAGTGGGCATAAAAACGATGGCAGTGGGTGGTATCACATCCTTTGATATGGCAAACGAGATTATAAAAAACAAAAGAGCAGATCTTGTGGCTATAGGTCGTCTTTTCTTGCAAGAGCCATACCTTCCTATAAAGTGGGCTATGTCAAGAAACATCAAGATAGATATTCCAAATCAGTATCAAAGAGGATATTATTTGGATGTTTGA
- a CDS encoding GGDEF domain-containing protein, giving the protein MPLKREGLERFYIFVITLVFLFISYQLHEIEVKLSKSIINIVYNQTQATVSNIALKVNNKSYKELDNYLPLLLSKDIQRVFVLAYKNGILYSVEDLPKHGISYPRVFMPTTDEKYVILKAIKTDIPYVKYHDTIENVGFSLYYPLNVLIHDKPYKALIIIDYKLSTLNSLKDTLARIKIGIILIDIMSLLFLLTIIFLLFKTRAYKIESYIDELTGLPNRKLLKNIKNRQEDYVVAMLDIDFFKRINDTYGHDAGDIVLKEVAQAIKSSIREDDIVLRWGGEEFLILLKCKHHEACLKTLERLRIKIKSIDININNYNIKLSVSIGICLKAKNLDEGIKKADEALYKAKRSGRDRIEIYDDKKAITF; this is encoded by the coding sequence ATGCCATTAAAAAGAGAGGGGTTAGAACGTTTTTATATATTTGTTATAACTTTGGTTTTTCTTTTTATATCTTATCAGCTTCATGAAATTGAAGTTAAACTTTCTAAGTCTATAATAAATATCGTTTATAACCAAACCCAAGCTACAGTTTCCAATATAGCTTTAAAAGTAAACAACAAATCTTACAAGGAGCTTGACAACTATCTTCCGCTATTGCTTTCAAAAGATATACAGAGAGTTTTTGTGCTTGCCTATAAAAACGGTATTTTATACAGCGTAGAGGACTTACCAAAACATGGTATTAGCTACCCACGGGTTTTTATGCCAACTACAGATGAAAAATATGTTATATTAAAAGCTATAAAAACTGATATACCTTATGTAAAATACCATGATACTATAGAAAACGTGGGTTTTTCTCTTTACTACCCACTAAACGTCTTGATACACGATAAACCCTATAAAGCATTGATAATAATAGATTATAAACTAAGCACGTTAAATAGTCTAAAAGATACCTTAGCGAGGATAAAAATAGGCATAATACTTATCGATATAATGTCGTTGTTGTTTTTGCTGACTATAATATTTTTGCTTTTCAAAACAAGAGCTTACAAAATAGAATCTTATATAGATGAACTTACAGGTTTACCAAATAGAAAACTACTTAAAAATATAAAAAACCGTCAAGAAGATTACGTAGTTGCTATGTTAGATATTGACTTTTTTAAGAGAATAAACGATACGTATGGACACGATGCTGGGGACATAGTTCTAAAAGAGGTAGCTCAAGCTATAAAAAGCTCCATAAGAGAAGATGATATTGTTTTAAGATGGGGCGGCGAAGAGTTTTTGATACTTTTAAAATGCAAACACCATGAGGCTTGTTTAAAGACTTTAGAGCGATTGAGGATAAAAATAAAATCTATTGATATTAATATCAACAATTACAATATAAAACTTAGCGTATCTATAGGGATATGTTTAAAAGCTAAAAACTTGGATGAAGGTATTAAAAAAGCCGATGAAGCTCTTTATAAGGCAAAAAGAAGCGGCAGGGATAGAATAGAGATTTATGACGATAAAAAAGCTATTACTTTTTAG
- a CDS encoding TonB-dependent receptor plug domain-containing protein, whose amino-acid sequence MTIKKLLLFSLFCVEFIVSLGFSQNISKLLSMYNNKSDLSYQTRKESLGHWIIITRQDLRRMQAYTLEDVLKSIPIFNYGPNESGNYSLTLGGFSYDYYNQFAIYINDHLVNSGFNGDFDLYADYPLNDVDHIEIYIGPASVILGNVPKLVIIKIYTKKPSRENISSLRITLNSRGGYNVGFSSAKPINKNFSYSFMYDQAYEAFQKFNVLNIEHSRNAFKQYAFLNLNHKGYTHFSNWHIDISAVRSKQNVFVGAEFVNPVGGIDKDQDAYISFTDYFDKSLKIHFALDMEHKDNYKNSFDFPLYIPYALNQGEIPIFYNLNADIYKYSGDILKTFTTDKNKLIIGSGFQLLNFNIDNLSYNNIPINSLNKPTHRNYYTAYIEDQFNINDRNLLLGDLKFDRSSYNGHFGNSDYSARIGYISKPKNNITFKGFIYKTYTPPSFQNILYSGPYHLNNVKYKGLSFETDYNFSRDNIRFLYAYIDMRNTIEPSFNYPYGYYNMSSPIYMNIFWLSNTYFINSFNKIEFDYFVNKLNKSYHSPNEGFSIKLFDRYKNIYFYNELVYRSPFDGYFGINEPSTYMWDSAITYHINPYYSITLKAQNILNSSYKVPIIVYDQNGNPSGLYNVNAYPTTFYISLERLF is encoded by the coding sequence ATGACGATAAAAAAGCTATTACTTTTTAGTTTGTTTTGTGTTGAATTTATCGTCTCTTTAGGTTTTAGTCAAAACATAAGTAAGCTTTTGTCTATGTACAACAACAAATCTGATTTATCTTATCAGACAAGAAAAGAGAGTTTAGGACACTGGATTATCATAACAAGGCAAGATTTACGGCGCATGCAAGCATATACCCTTGAAGATGTGCTGAAATCAATTCCAATATTTAACTATGGGCCAAATGAAAGCGGGAACTACTCTCTAACGCTAGGTGGGTTTTCTTACGATTATTACAACCAATTTGCTATTTATATAAATGATCATCTTGTAAACTCTGGTTTTAACGGAGATTTCGATCTGTATGCAGATTATCCTTTAAACGACGTTGATCATATAGAAATATACATTGGCCCAGCTTCTGTCATTCTTGGCAATGTGCCGAAACTTGTTATTATTAAGATATACACTAAAAAACCATCGAGGGAGAATATATCATCTTTAAGAATCACTCTTAACTCAAGAGGTGGCTACAATGTTGGGTTTTCTAGTGCAAAACCTATAAATAAAAACTTTTCTTATTCTTTTATGTACGATCAAGCCTACGAGGCCTTCCAAAAGTTTAACGTACTCAATATAGAACATTCAAGAAACGCCTTTAAACAATACGCTTTTTTAAACCTAAATCACAAAGGATACACACATTTTTCTAACTGGCATATTGATATAAGCGCTGTTAGATCAAAACAAAACGTATTTGTAGGGGCTGAATTTGTAAATCCAGTGGGTGGTATAGACAAAGACCAAGATGCCTATATATCCTTTACAGATTATTTCGATAAAAGCCTAAAAATTCACTTTGCTTTAGACATGGAACATAAAGATAATTATAAAAATTCATTTGATTTCCCTCTTTACATACCATATGCTTTAAATCAAGGAGAAATACCCATTTTTTACAATTTAAATGCAGATATATACAAATACTCTGGGGATATACTAAAGACCTTTACCACCGATAAGAATAAACTTATAATAGGCTCTGGTTTTCAGCTTTTAAACTTTAATATAGATAACCTAAGTTACAACAATATACCTATAAATTCTTTAAATAAACCTACTCATAGAAACTATTACACTGCTTACATAGAAGATCAGTTTAATATAAACGATAGAAACCTTTTGCTTGGAGATTTAAAGTTTGATAGGTCCTCTTACAACGGGCATTTTGGAAACTCTGATTATTCTGCAAGAATTGGTTATATATCAAAACCCAAAAATAATATAACGTTTAAAGGTTTCATTTACAAAACTTATACCCCTCCTTCTTTTCAAAATATTTTATACAGCGGACCTTATCATCTTAACAATGTAAAATATAAAGGTTTAAGCTTTGAAACAGATTATAATTTTTCAAGAGATAATATTAGATTCTTATACGCCTACATAGATATGAGAAATACTATAGAACCAAGCTTTAACTATCCTTATGGTTATTACAACATGTCATCTCCTATATATATGAACATATTTTGGCTTTCAAACACTTATTTTATAAATTCTTTTAACAAGATAGAATTTGATTATTTCGTTAATAAACTTAACAAATCATATCATTCGCCAAATGAAGGGTTTTCTATAAAACTTTTTGATAGGTATAAAAATATATATTTTTACAATGAACTTGTATACAGAAGTCCTTTTGATGGGTATTTTGGTATAAATGAGCCCTCCACATACATGTGGGATAGTGCCATCACTTACCATATAAACCCTTATTACAGCATAACGCTAAAAGCTCAAAACATACTAAACAGCTCTTACAAGGTGCCAATTATCGTATATGATCAAAACGGCAATCCAAGTGGTTTGTACAACGTAAACGCCTATCCTACGACTTTTTATATAAGCTTAGAGAGACTTTTCTAA
- the purB gene encoding adenylosuccinate lyase, translating to MIERYTRKEMAEIFSNLNKYKKWLEVELSVLYAMAELGIIPKEAYKVIDSKAYVDESVEKKIDEYERIYKHDVLAFVSAIGEQLGEYSKYFHMGLTSSDILDTALSLVLKDAIDSIIIDIDIVLELLKEKAFRYKDSVMMGRTHGVHAEPISVGLKFASWYDELKRQKERLQVAKKDVLKGKISGAVGTFSNVDPEVEKIALQKLGLEPEPAPTQIVHRDRHAYLMSVLSLIGSSLEKFATEIRHYQKTEVLEMEEPFSESQRGSSAMPHKKNPIHAERICGLARVMRANMIAAFENIALWHERDISHSSAERIIIPDTFIGLDYMFGLFEYILKGLKVNTDRMLKNMDISKGLYFSSKVLVYLMQKGVDRDSAYDIVKRCAMRSWDEEIMFKDALLEDKEASKYLTKEDLDKIMDPYEFIKHRDYIFKRVFG from the coding sequence ATGATAGAAAGATATACAAGAAAAGAAATGGCTGAAATATTCTCCAATTTAAACAAGTATAAGAAGTGGCTTGAAGTAGAGTTATCTGTTTTATATGCTATGGCAGAGCTTGGTATAATACCAAAAGAAGCTTACAAAGTTATAGATAGTAAAGCATATGTGGATGAAAGTGTAGAAAAGAAAATAGATGAGTATGAGAGGATATATAAGCACGATGTGCTTGCTTTTGTAAGTGCCATAGGAGAGCAGCTTGGTGAATATTCAAAGTATTTTCACATGGGGCTTACATCTTCCGATATCTTAGATACAGCTCTTAGTTTAGTACTAAAAGATGCTATAGATAGCATAATAATTGATATTGATATAGTTTTGGAGCTTTTAAAAGAAAAAGCTTTTAGATATAAAGACAGTGTTATGATGGGAAGAACCCACGGGGTGCATGCAGAACCTATAAGCGTAGGGCTTAAATTTGCCTCTTGGTACGATGAGTTAAAAAGGCAAAAAGAGCGCCTTCAAGTGGCAAAAAAAGATGTATTAAAAGGGAAAATCTCCGGAGCAGTAGGTACGTTTTCAAACGTAGACCCAGAGGTAGAAAAAATAGCCCTTCAAAAGCTTGGGCTTGAACCAGAACCAGCTCCCACTCAGATAGTGCATAGGGATAGACACGCTTATCTTATGAGTGTACTTTCTTTGATAGGCTCTTCTTTGGAAAAGTTTGCCACAGAGATAAGACATTACCAGAAAACAGAAGTCCTTGAAATGGAAGAGCCTTTTTCAGAATCTCAAAGGGGATCTTCTGCCATGCCCCATAAGAAAAACCCAATACACGCCGAGAGAATATGTGGACTTGCAAGAGTTATGAGAGCAAACATGATAGCCGCTTTTGAAAATATAGCCCTTTGGCACGAAAGAGATATATCTCATTCATCAGCGGAGCGTATCATAATACCAGATACTTTTATAGGCCTTGATTATATGTTTGGGCTTTTTGAATACATATTGAAGGGCTTGAAGGTAAATACGGATAGAATGCTAAAAAATATGGATATTTCAAAAGGTCTTTACTTTTCTTCAAAAGTTCTTGTTTATCTTATGCAAAAAGGTGTAGATAGAGACAGCGCTTACGATATAGTAAAAAGATGTGCTATGAGAAGCTGGGATGAAGAGATTATGTTTAAAGATGCTCTTTTAGAAGACAAAGAAGCCTCCAAATACCTTACAAAAGAAGATCTAGATAAGATAATGGACCCTTATGAATTTATAAAACATAGGGATTATATATTTAAACGAGTTTTTGGATGA
- a CDS encoding CDP-alcohol phosphatidyltransferase family protein encodes MSYFAKSLKPIFEKTVYPILVFLKEKNIDPNTISLSGVVEISIGSFFVYEGYNHIGSLILLIGGLFDALDGALARLTNKSSSFGAFLDSTIDRLSDALPIGAIILFFSKTQDIEGVFFGLLALVFSFTVSYTKARSHSLGVDIPVGFFERTERFGTIVIFTFLGFYKLGLLIVGIGAFYTTLERIFYAKKHLS; translated from the coding sequence ATGAGCTATTTTGCTAAAAGCCTAAAACCAATCTTTGAAAAGACTGTATACCCAATTCTTGTTTTTTTAAAAGAAAAAAACATAGACCCAAACACAATTTCTCTATCCGGGGTTGTTGAAATATCGATAGGTTCTTTTTTTGTTTATGAAGGGTATAATCATATTGGAAGCTTGATTCTTCTAATAGGTGGGCTGTTTGATGCTTTGGACGGAGCACTTGCTAGGCTTACAAACAAAAGCTCTTCCTTTGGTGCTTTCTTAGATTCCACTATAGATAGATTATCAGATGCTTTACCAATAGGTGCTATTATACTTTTTTTCTCAAAAACTCAAGATATAGAAGGTGTATTTTTTGGGCTTTTAGCATTGGTGTTTAGTTTTACAGTAAGCTATACAAAAGCTCGTTCTCATAGTCTTGGTGTTGATATTCCGGTGGGTTTTTTTGAAAGGACGGAGCGTTTTGGTACAATAGTAATATTTACATTTCTTGGGTTTTATAAACTTGGGCTTTTGATAGTAGGCATAGGGGCTTTTTATACAACCTTAGAAAGAATATTTTACGCAAAAAAACATCTTTCTTAA
- a CDS encoding KH domain-containing protein, with protein sequence MFEHEEDASLPLRLHVSEIIREKVLQRTYQEVPHSVMVITDSIEPAKNNKDMIVIKARILVDRENLKPIIIGKNGQNLKKIGMEARKELEFLLGKRVFLELTVEATNWRTKPEYVKYMGYMG encoded by the coding sequence ATGTTTGAACATGAAGAAGACGCTTCTTTGCCTTTAAGACTTCATGTGTCAGAGATTATAAGGGAAAAAGTCCTTCAAAGGACATATCAAGAAGTACCTCATTCTGTAATGGTAATAACAGATTCTATAGAACCTGCCAAAAACAACAAAGACATGATTGTAATAAAAGCTAGGATTTTAGTAGATAGAGAAAATCTAAAACCTATCATTATAGGTAAAAACGGTCAAAATCTTAAAAAAATAGGCATGGAAGCTAGAAAAGAACTTGAATTTTTACTTGGGAAAAGGGTATTCTTAGAGCTAACGGTAGAAGCTACAAACTGGCGAACAAAACCAGAGTATGTAAAGTATATGGGTTATATGGGTTAA
- the era gene encoding GTPase Era → MKVGFVSIIGKPNAGKSSLLNAILGKKVSIVSNVAGTTRIRVMGVKNLEDAQIIFVDTPGFMKRPKDLMEEYMVKAAKESLEDVDVLLFVFDVKTCITEEDLNLFKILKRDYSDKKIIGVLNKIDGISKEQVLELIEEVSKTFALEEIVPVSATKNQI, encoded by the coding sequence ATGAAAGTTGGATTTGTAAGCATAATAGGAAAGCCAAACGCAGGGAAATCTTCTTTGCTAAACGCTATACTCGGTAAAAAAGTATCCATAGTATCTAACGTAGCTGGCACCACCCGTATAAGAGTTATGGGTGTAAAAAATTTAGAAGATGCTCAAATTATTTTTGTAGATACTCCTGGATTCATGAAAAGACCCAAGGACCTCATGGAAGAATACATGGTAAAAGCTGCCAAAGAATCTTTGGAAGATGTTGACGTGCTTTTGTTTGTATTTGATGTTAAAACTTGTATTACCGAAGAGGATTTAAATCTTTTTAAAATCCTAAAAAGAGATTACTCTGATAAAAAAATAATAGGTGTTTTAAACAAAATAGATGGTATATCAAAAGAACAGGTTTTAGAGCTTATAGAAGAGGTGTCAAAAACCTTTGCACTAGAAGAAATAGTCCCAGTGAGCGCTACCAAAAATCAAATATAG
- a CDS encoding thioredoxin family protein, giving the protein MLLDLETRAQLKDIFEKNLKEPVKLKLFSQAIGCESCGITEQLMQEVKEVGGDKLSLEIVSPLTNQELASSYGIERVPTLAIEGEKDYGIRYIGLPAGLEFNTLIHGIIQVSQRDPGLKERTLEILKDVDVPIDIMVFVTTSCGYCPAAAITAFKFAIANDYITSKAIDASENMDLSERFQVVGVPKIVLNNGLTEFVGAQPEEAFLGYITSVASKLKSLN; this is encoded by the coding sequence ATGCTTTTAGACTTAGAAACAAGGGCACAGTTAAAGGACATATTTGAAAAGAACCTCAAGGAACCCGTAAAGCTAAAGCTATTCTCACAGGCTATAGGTTGTGAGAGTTGTGGCATAACAGAACAGTTGATGCAAGAAGTCAAAGAGGTAGGTGGAGATAAGCTCTCCTTGGAGATTGTTTCACCGCTTACCAACCAAGAACTAGCCTCTTCCTACGGTATAGAAAGAGTGCCAACGCTCGCAATAGAAGGTGAAAAAGATTATGGCATAAGATATATAGGTCTTCCAGCAGGTCTTGAGTTTAATACACTTATACATGGTATTATCCAGGTATCTCAAAGAGATCCTGGACTTAAAGAAAGAACCCTTGAGATATTAAAAGATGTAGATGTACCTATAGATATAATGGTGTTTGTAACCACCTCTTGTGGATATTGTCCTGCTGCTGCCATAACAGCTTTTAAATTTGCAATAGCCAACGACTATATCACATCAAAAGCTATAGATGCTTCAGAAAATATGGACCTATCGGAAAGATTTCAAGTGGTAGGAGTGCCAAAGATTGTGTTAAACAATGGACTTACAGAGTTTGTAGGTGCTCAGCCTGAAGAAGCTTTCTTAGGCTATATTACATCTGTAGCATCAAAGCTTAAAAGCCTAAACTAA
- a CDS encoding hemerythrin family protein, producing MLLPKERIPQVALMEMNDIHFEEIDLLNELYDAIKNNEPIERIEKLFEDFLADVVYHFEFENNAMKETGFFAYPMHRQEHEMRMSELNKLKEDFYATKNKELITNYLEQKFVPWLIIHVPTMDTVTAQYLADYL from the coding sequence ATGCTTTTACCAAAGGAAAGGATACCGCAGGTAGCTTTGATGGAAATGAACGATATACACTTTGAAGAAATAGACCTTCTCAATGAGCTTTACGACGCGATAAAAAACAACGAACCCATAGAACGCATAGAAAAACTTTTTGAAGATTTTTTAGCAGATGTAGTTTATCATTTTGAATTTGAGAACAACGCCATGAAAGAGACAGGATTTTTTGCCTATCCTATGCACAGGCAAGAGCATGAAATGAGGATGTCTGAACTAAACAAATTAAAAGAGGATTTCTACGCCACTAAAAATAAAGAGCTAATAACAAACTACTTAGAACAAAAATTTGTACCTTGGCTTATAATACATGTACCAACGATGGATACTGTCACGGCTCAATATTTAGCAGATTATCTATAG